The following proteins are co-located in the Apium graveolens cultivar Ventura chromosome 5, ASM990537v1, whole genome shotgun sequence genome:
- the LOC141723506 gene encoding allene oxide cyclase, chloroplastic-like isoform X1: MAAATIAFGSTSGAVGGAISAKNVNQFSPISSFSPKLSLLNNSNLLSTNTLSLKASAKPSFSCKSMASPQDSPAPDAAKVQELSVYEINERDRGSPAYLRLSQKSVNSLGDLVPFSNKLYTGDLQKRIGITAGICILIQHVEEKKGDRYEAVFTTYFGDYGSMTVQGQYLTYQDTYLAVTGGTGIFEGVSGQVKLQQLIFPFKLFYTFYLKGIPQLPEELLGAAVAPTPAVEPTAAAKACEAGATIVNYTQ, from the exons ATGGCTGCTGCTACTATTGCTTTTGGATCAACCTCTGGTGCTGTTGGTGGAGCCATCTCTGCAAAAAATGTTAACCAATTTTCACCTATTTCATCCTTTTCCCCAAAGCTCTCACTTCTTAACAACTCAAATCTTTTGAGCACCAACACTCTCAGCCTCAAGGCCTCTGCAAAGCCATCTTTTTCTTGCAAGAGCATGGCCAGTCCTCAAGATTCTCCTGCACCAG ATGCAGCAAAAGTGCAAGAGCTGTCTGTGTACGAGATCAACGAACGTGACCGTGGCAGCCCTGCTTACCTTCGTTTGAGCCAGAAATCTGTTAATTCTTTGGGCGATCTCGTCCCTTTCTCCAACAAG CTCTACACGGGGGACTTGCAGAAACGTATCGGAATCACAGCAGGGATCTGCATCCTGATCCAGCACGTCGAGGAGAAGAAAGGCGACAGATACGAGGCTGTTTTCACCACCTACTTCGGAGATTACGGTAGCATGACAGTGCAGGGGCAGTATTTGACCTACCAGGACACATATTTAGCTGTGACTGGTGGCACGGGCATTTTCGAAGGCGTGTCAGGTCAGGTGAAGTTGCAGCAACTGATCTTCCCCTTCAAGTTGTTCTACACTTTTTACTTGAAGGGCATTCCTCAGCTGCCCGAGGAGTTGCTTGGAGCAGCAGTCGCTCCAACGCCTGCTGTGGAGCCTACTGCTGCTGCCAAGGCTTGTGAGGCCGGTGCCACCATTGTTAATTATACTCAGTAA
- the LOC141723506 gene encoding allene oxide cyclase, chloroplastic-like isoform X2, with translation MAAATIAFGSTSGAVGGAISAKNVNQFSPISSFSPKLSLLNNSNLLSTNTLSLKASAKPSFSCKSMASPQDSPAPAKVQELSVYEINERDRGSPAYLRLSQKSVNSLGDLVPFSNKLYTGDLQKRIGITAGICILIQHVEEKKGDRYEAVFTTYFGDYGSMTVQGQYLTYQDTYLAVTGGTGIFEGVSGQVKLQQLIFPFKLFYTFYLKGIPQLPEELLGAAVAPTPAVEPTAAAKACEAGATIVNYTQ, from the exons ATGGCTGCTGCTACTATTGCTTTTGGATCAACCTCTGGTGCTGTTGGTGGAGCCATCTCTGCAAAAAATGTTAACCAATTTTCACCTATTTCATCCTTTTCCCCAAAGCTCTCACTTCTTAACAACTCAAATCTTTTGAGCACCAACACTCTCAGCCTCAAGGCCTCTGCAAAGCCATCTTTTTCTTGCAAGAGCATGGCCAGTCCTCAAGATTCTCCTGCACCAG CAAAAGTGCAAGAGCTGTCTGTGTACGAGATCAACGAACGTGACCGTGGCAGCCCTGCTTACCTTCGTTTGAGCCAGAAATCTGTTAATTCTTTGGGCGATCTCGTCCCTTTCTCCAACAAG CTCTACACGGGGGACTTGCAGAAACGTATCGGAATCACAGCAGGGATCTGCATCCTGATCCAGCACGTCGAGGAGAAGAAAGGCGACAGATACGAGGCTGTTTTCACCACCTACTTCGGAGATTACGGTAGCATGACAGTGCAGGGGCAGTATTTGACCTACCAGGACACATATTTAGCTGTGACTGGTGGCACGGGCATTTTCGAAGGCGTGTCAGGTCAGGTGAAGTTGCAGCAACTGATCTTCCCCTTCAAGTTGTTCTACACTTTTTACTTGAAGGGCATTCCTCAGCTGCCCGAGGAGTTGCTTGGAGCAGCAGTCGCTCCAACGCCTGCTGTGGAGCCTACTGCTGCTGCCAAGGCTTGTGAGGCCGGTGCCACCATTGTTAATTATACTCAGTAA
- the LOC141723507 gene encoding large ribosomal subunit protein uL6m, with product MEAKFFRFLKIVGVGFKARAESEGRILYLKLGYSHEVELAVPPAVRVFCFKQNVVCCTGIDKQRVHQFAAAVRSCKPPEPYKGKGIMYVDEVIKKKAGKKSK from the coding sequence ATGGAGGCTAAGTTCTTTCGCTTTCTGAAGATTGTGGGTGTTGGTTTTAAAGCGAGAGCTGAATCAGAAGGGCGTATTTTGTACCTAAAACTAGGATACAGCCATGAAGTTGAACTGGCCGTTCCTCCAGCTGTCCGAGTGTTTTGCTTCAAACAAAATGTAGTTTGCTGCACTGGAATTGACAAGCAAAGGGTGCACCAGTTTGCTGCTGCTGTTCGTAGTTGTAAACCTCCTGAACCTTATAAAGGGAAAGGTATCATGTATGTTGATGAAGTTATCAAAAAGAAGGCGGGGAAGAAGTCAAAATGA